A segment of the Bacillota bacterium genome:
CTTACCTGGAAAGAAGCTATGGATAGATACGCCGACATCGCCTACAAGTCGGCGGAGGAAGATATCATCTATCAATACGAGGACGACTACAACCTCAGTACCAGGCGGTATCCCGACTACACCGACGGGTTCATCGACGGTTATCTGGATGGTTTCCAAGAAGCTTTTGAAGAGTATTACGATTATTAGCAAGTTAAGGCTCAAGGGTTTGGCCGGGTCTGAGCCCGGCTCTTTCTTTTTGCCAGTAAAACTTTAGTAACAGGGGAACTTTTCGGCTGGAACTTCGTCCAACCAAGGAGAGGTGTTAGCGCAGAAGCAGGAGAGGATAGCGGGGAAGAAGAGGACACATGTGGACCGAGCAGGATACATAGTAAGTATGTAGGTGGGATCGGGAAAGGAGAGGGGCGGACCGTATGAAGAAGAAACTGATTATTGCCCTGGCAATTGTGGTGGCGGTAGGTGGTGTTTTTGCTCTAGTCAAGTCTCGTCAGCATGGGAAAGCGCAGAACCCAGATGTTATTGCCAGCGGGCGGGTGACGCGCGGGGATATCCGACTGACGGTGGAGGGCTGGGGCACCCTTTCCGCTGGGGAGGTCAAGGAAGTGGCACCGCTTACTGAAGGCTTAGTGGATCGAGTAGTAGTGAAGGAAGGGCAGCAAGTAGAGGCTGGAGATCCGCTTTTGACTTTATACAATGCCACCCTGGGTATGGAGGTGGAGAAAGCCAGGCTAGAACTGGAGCAGGCCCGGTTGGAGCTGGCTAAAATCCTCGGGGTGTCACCGGAACAGGTAGATAGGGCCGATCCGGATCTGGCTTTGTCGGTGCGGGCACCGGTGGCGGGACGGGTGGTGGAGCTGAAAGTCAAAGAAGGCGAGCAAATCGGGGCTAAACAAGATCTGCTCCGGCTGGTGGACGACAGCCAGGTGCTGGTGGACCTTTTTCTGGATGAAGGATCGGCCAACAGCATCAGAGCCGGTCAAAAGGCAGAGTTGTTTTTCCACGATTTTTCCGGCAGCACCCCCGGTACAGTCAAGGAGGTGGATCCGAACCGCTATCCTGATGCCAGCTCATTCTCCCGGCGAATAGTCATTGCTGTGCCCAATCCGGGACTGTTAGCCCCGGAGATGAAGGCCGGAGTCAATATTGACACCGGCGCCGGGATTGTAGCCGGTACGGGGACGGCCACCGGTTGGAAAGAAGATACGTGGGTATCCAGCGGTGTTAGCGGTCGCATTGACCGGTTGCAGGTGAAAGAAGGCAGTCGAGTCAAGCCGGGGCACATCATCGCTTCTTTGGAAAAAAGCTCCGCCTTGCTGGATGTTTACGGGCAAATTCTGGCTTTGCGCCAAGCTCAGGTGAGCTTCGAACGGAAACAAGAAGAGCTGGACGGACTTACGCTAAAGGCTCCCATGAGCGGACAGGTGATTGCTCTAAATACCGAGGACGGTCAGAAGGTGGAGGCCGGCCGGAGCGTGGTTAAGATCGCCAGCTATGAAAAAATGAACACCGAAATCACCATCGATGAATTGGACATTGTTCATATTAGGCCCGACATGGAAGCCACGGTAACAGTGGACGCCCTGCCGGGAAAGATTTTTGCGGCCCAAGTGGTGGAAGTGGCCCGGGAGGGCGGCAGTCAGAGTGCAAACCAGTATGACGGTTATTCCGGCCCCAGCGGGTTTCCAGTCAAGGTGGAGATCCTGGAGCCGGGAGATCTACGGGCCGGCATGACAGCCAATGTCTCCATTTTTATCGAAGAGCGTAAAGATGTGCTCGCTGTGCCTATTGAAGCTGTGTATGAGAAAGAAGGCGCTTCTTTTGTACAGGTAATAGAAGGCGGCAAACCCAAAGAGGCTGAAGTGCAGTTGGGGCTGCAGGATCGGGCCTTAGCTGAAGTGCTGGCTGGACTCACCGAGGGGCAGGAAGTGGTGACAGGAAGCTCGGCTGACGATGAGCTGTTCTTTGGTGGCGGCGGAGCACGGCCGGTACGCCGAGTACGGATGTAAGGAGTAAGGATATGGGTGTAGTTATGGTGGATGTAAGCGCTGTCACCAAAGATTATCGTATGGGTAAAATTAAGGTACCGGCTTTAAGAGGGGTTGATCTTAAGATAGCTGCCGGTGAAATGGTGGCTATTATGGGGCCGTCCGGATCGGGCAAATCCACCTTGATGAACGTTCTCGGCTGTTTGGACCGCCCCAGCAGCGGTCACTACAGGCTTCATGGGGAAGAAGTGAGTCAAAAGAGCGACCGGCAATTGGCGGAGATCCGGAATCGCCAAGTGGGGTTTATTTTTCAAAGCTTTAATCTGCTGCCGCAACTGACAGCGTTGGAAAACGTGGAATTGCCCCTTATTTATCGTGGTCTGTCCGGTAGCAGTAGGCGAGCCCAGGCCCAGGCCGCCCTGGTCCGGCTGGGACTTAAGGGACGGCTGCATCACCGGCCGCAAGAGCTGTCCGGCGGTGAACAACAACGGGTAGCTATAGCCCGGGCAGTTGCGGCCGGGCCGGAGATGGTTCTGGCTGACGAGCCCACCGGGGCCTTGGATTCGCGGACCGGCGAAGAAATACTGGCTGTCTTCCAAGAACTCCATGCTCAGGGTAATACTGTGGTTATGGTGACGCACGATCCTAATGTAGCCTGCCACTGCCAGCGAATCTTACGCCTGGCTGACGGGGTCGTGGTGGCTGATGAACCGGTGCGAGCAGAAGATTATTTGGTGGCCCAGGAAGTGTTGGCTTCCCTCCCGCCGGCGGTGGAAGGGGATGCCCAGGCATGATCTTACTGCTAAGCATGAAGCTGGCCTGGCGCAGCATTTTAGGCAATAAAGTCCGGTCGATTCTGACCATGTTAGGGGTAATTATCGGGGTGGCATCGGTAATAACTCTGGTTTCGGTGGGACAAGGGGCGCGGCTGGAAATTCAGCAACATTTGCAGAGCCTTGGATCGAATGTAATTGAGGTTTACAGTCAAGGTTGGGAAGTGCGGTTTACCCCTGAACTGTTAGAAAGTTTGAAGGCACGCGTGGACGGTATTAAGCACATCATGCCGGTGGTAAGTATCGGCGGCAACTTAAAATGGCGTAACACCACTTTTGACTGCAGCGGCCAAGGCGTGGGCGAGGATTTCTTGGCTTTGCGTGACTTGGAATTGGCCGGCGGCCGTGGGTTTACAGCGGCGGACATCAGCGAACGACGTCGGGTGATGGTGGTGGGTGCCATTGTGGACGATCAGTTGTTCCGGGGAGTGAACCCGGTGGGACAGGAAGTCTACTTAAACGGTCAACGCTTTACAGTGGTAGGGGTGTTAAAGGCTAAGGTTTCCACCGCCCAGGAATGGGGCATCGATCGGACGGTATATATTCCCTACAGCACAGCCCAACGCATTTCCGGTATGAACCGCATTGACACCATCAATATCAAGGCCAAAGGTAATAAGGAGTCGTCCCAGGTGGCGGTGCAGCTAAAGCGCATCTTTTACAAGATATACCGCCGCCCCGATTCGGTGTATGTTATGAGCCGCGATGACATGCTTCGGCAAGTGGCGGAGATGAATTTGGTGATGACCCTAATGCTAGGGGCCATAGCCGGGATCTCGTTGGTGGTGGGCGGCATTGGGATTATGAATATTATGTTGGTATCGGTAAGCGAGCGGACGCGGGAAATCGGGATTAGGAAAGCGGTTGGGGCTAAGAATGCTCAGATTTTAGGGCAGTTTCTCATTGAAGCGGTGATTCTAAGTGCCGCCGGCGGCATTATCGGTATTTTGCTGGGTTCCGGAGCGTCGCTTATTATTCGTCGCTTTGGCCCCCCGACGGCGGTAACGCCCACGTCTATTTTCTACTCGTTTGCGTTCGCGTTGTTGGTGGGGGCTATCTCCGGCGTTTGGCCGGCGGCGAA
Coding sequences within it:
- a CDS encoding efflux RND transporter periplasmic adaptor subunit — protein: MKKKLIIALAIVVAVGGVFALVKSRQHGKAQNPDVIASGRVTRGDIRLTVEGWGTLSAGEVKEVAPLTEGLVDRVVVKEGQQVEAGDPLLTLYNATLGMEVEKARLELEQARLELAKILGVSPEQVDRADPDLALSVRAPVAGRVVELKVKEGEQIGAKQDLLRLVDDSQVLVDLFLDEGSANSIRAGQKAELFFHDFSGSTPGTVKEVDPNRYPDASSFSRRIVIAVPNPGLLAPEMKAGVNIDTGAGIVAGTGTATGWKEDTWVSSGVSGRIDRLQVKEGSRVKPGHIIASLEKSSALLDVYGQILALRQAQVSFERKQEELDGLTLKAPMSGQVIALNTEDGQKVEAGRSVVKIASYEKMNTEITIDELDIVHIRPDMEATVTVDALPGKIFAAQVVEVAREGGSQSANQYDGYSGPSGFPVKVEILEPGDLRAGMTANVSIFIEERKDVLAVPIEAVYEKEGASFVQVIEGGKPKEAEVQLGLQDRALAEVLAGLTEGQEVVTGSSADDELFFGGGGARPVRRVRM
- a CDS encoding ABC transporter ATP-binding protein, with protein sequence MVDVSAVTKDYRMGKIKVPALRGVDLKIAAGEMVAIMGPSGSGKSTLMNVLGCLDRPSSGHYRLHGEEVSQKSDRQLAEIRNRQVGFIFQSFNLLPQLTALENVELPLIYRGLSGSSRRAQAQAALVRLGLKGRLHHRPQELSGGEQQRVAIARAVAAGPEMVLADEPTGALDSRTGEEILAVFQELHAQGNTVVMVTHDPNVACHCQRILRLADGVVVADEPVRAEDYLVAQEVLASLPPAVEGDAQA
- a CDS encoding FtsX-like permease family protein; this translates as MILLLSMKLAWRSILGNKVRSILTMLGVIIGVASVITLVSVGQGARLEIQQHLQSLGSNVIEVYSQGWEVRFTPELLESLKARVDGIKHIMPVVSIGGNLKWRNTTFDCSGQGVGEDFLALRDLELAGGRGFTAADISERRRVMVVGAIVDDQLFRGVNPVGQEVYLNGQRFTVVGVLKAKVSTAQEWGIDRTVYIPYSTAQRISGMNRIDTINIKAKGNKESSQVAVQLKRIFYKIYRRPDSVYVMSRDDMLRQVAEMNLVMTLMLGAIAGISLVVGGIGIMNIMLVSVSERTREIGIRKAVGAKNAQILGQFLIEAVILSAAGGIIGILLGSGASLIIRRFGPPTAVTPTSIFYSFAFALLVGAISGVWPAAKAAKLDPTDALR